TTTTTTCCAGAGGTACCACCAAAAGAAAGCATCACGCGTCAAAGCCTTCTCAGCCTCTGAGAATTTCTTCTCTTCAGATACTCCTTTGAGCTCACAGTGTTGCTCCACTGTGATGATCCATCCATAAGCCCATCTACCATCGAATTCTGGAAACATCATCTGGAATCAATGGCTACCACAGCACctagatcggtgctctgataccaatgttagggcccagaaaaatggaagaaatagaCTGAAATAAACTGGTATTATTTACTGAGATTCTGGTGAAATCACCAAGAATCAGTGTAGCAGTTACAAATAGAAGAATAAATGAAAAGACAGCAGAGGCAAATTAAAGAGTGCCTCTATTCTCTCCCAAGTCCCAAGCCTAAACCCAATTCAAGCCTacctctctctcacacaatacatgcttatataatctccaatctctctctctctcttcctgcACAGCTCATGCCACCTCAGCAGGCGGTTACTCCTCTCAAGGGAAATGATTTGGTGCATTGCACCTCTTCCTCTTACTTTCATGGACTCTAGTAGTATTGGGCCTATTCCTAATAATTGGGTTCCTATCAGAGGACAGTTTCAATGAAAAATCAATAATCAGAGGCTGTAGAAATTCGAATGACTTCTCTGGATAAGGTAGTAATGTGTAACTTCCTAATATTATGGAATCTTCAACAATTTTTGTCTCTACTTAGATAGAATTCACTCTAACTGTATAAGAAACAATAAAAATACAAGACATACATATTAAACatcaaaatataatagaaaTGCATGAGAACCTGTTGAATTTTTTGCAAGTTGAATATCTCCCACTTCAATCTGGAGATGAAAACATCAAAATTCAAAGCTGACATGGCTGATGATAAGAGAAAAACGAAGACATCATAGTTGTACTTGTAACTATAATATACCTGCCAGTAACCTTTTTGAGAAACTGGAACATAAGTGTGGTCACCCTAAAGTGCCTCCAGTCAATACCACCAAAGACGATCTCACCCCCTATCTTTGACATTGGATCTTGGTTTAGCCAAAGAGAGAAGATTTTTTGAGCCAAGTGCCCTTGTTCTATCATATTATACCTGTATTCACATAAATGATCACTGTATTCGAGGCATCAAAAACTTAGGGGGAAAAGGGGGGAGTATCATTTTTCCTCTACCCTATTaccaccaaaaaaaaatcacagcaATAAGCATGTTTACGATAGAAAGATTTATAAACTGAAATGAATTACCACACTGGTGTGACTTGTCCAACTGATATATCCTGGAATCCAAGTCCAAGTATACCATCAAAATGTATTGCTAAAAATTCCAAAGATTTTTCCTTTGTGATCTCAGCAAATTCCTGGAGGATGGGAATGAAACTTAATAAATCAACCGATCAAAATGCTGATTAAAAAGCATTAAGAGTCAAAATGTTGACCTGATCGTTGACTATGATATTCCCAACTTTTACATTATCTTGGCTGAAGAAGCCAGGGATGTGTCCACGGCTAAAAGGGATTTTGCAAGGTGTTCCTGATCAATTCCCAAACAGAAACTTCGAGCTTAAGCGTCATAACAACCACGACAAAAGAAGCTTGCCAAAACAATATTCAGTTTGTACATGTAAAGCCAAATGGAAGAACTTCAGATGAAATTTCAAGCTAATCCAGAATTACCTAGTTTCGTATAAGTGCTAGACAGCTTCGACCTATACTTGGAATGAATATGGCAAGCAATCTGCACAAAGTAAAAACTTGTTTTTGAAACAAACACGATCATAGAAAACAAAATTGAAGGAGTATTCAATTGCATTAGAGCATAGGGTAACTTACAGACAAGATGCATTTGGAAGAAGGGACCCAAAGGTTTGAGCTTCCAGTGTCAAACACAACTTTGAAGCTTTGTGGAGGTGAGCCAATGCCAATTTCCCCAAAATATTGTGCATCAAGATAATTCTTTAGATACACTACATCTGTTACTAAATTATTCTTATTAACACTACCTACACCTCTATGATGAACAGCTTCCTTGATCCTTGCAGAATTAAGACTTTGAACATCTAAACTCCTCCTTTTTAGACTAACCCTCATTAAACCATCATCAGAAGTTGTAAAAGCCAATGATCCAGCCAAAGCCCCAAGACACACCACAACCAGCAAATACTTGAAACCCATGTGTTCATGTCATCTGATTCAAGTTCAACATGTCAAAGACACTTTCAGAAGAAGCAATACAGAAGAAGCTGCTTAACCATAAGCAACCGTGAAATAAGCCCTACAGGTTATGTTTAGATACCGGTTAGCACTAATACAAACAGACATTATCACTAACTTTGAGACAACAGATCTCTCTATGGATTGAGAAAAAAGTACTTTCACTTTAGGtttaacttgtttctgaacacacGCTAAGAGTGCATTTGGGACAACAACTAAATTAAACGCTTTGTGACAATTAGCGTCATTCAAGTTAATTTtagaaacttattgaaataagttgaAACTAGACTGTAGATAAGCTTAAGCTTATACtaaataacttatgaaaataaactcaaaaaaaCTTATAGGTAGGCCATAAGTTATTTACATAAACTCTCTTAAACACTTACATAAACGTTTATGctataagctcaaataagtacttccaaacggggcctaagtGTGAAATATACatctattttcattttataaATCACTTTGCAGGTCCAAAGAAAGCAGAATAAAAAGCTTTTTCTTATCATTTATCAGTGACAGAAGCTAAATATAAAGAATTTCAAGGTGAGGCTTGAGGCCTGAAGAAAACACTTAAACCAAGTCTCAATCTGATATCCAATGTTAGAGATAAAGTTGAAAAACTGATACCTGATAATAGTGAGTTAGTGACTCTTAAAACAGGGCAAATGGGTTGCAACATGCCCTTCGTATATAAAACTGACGATTATACGGTACTTCCCACATAGTAGCTACAGGGCTAGTAGTGCAAACGATTTAACCCGGTTTCCCcaataaaaatcaaaatcaaagctTGAACCTTTCTTCTACTTTTTCATTTTTAGTACTGCAAAGCAACAATTTACGCAATTGCATGGAAACCACTGCGTAATTTCGTGTAGTATAATGCAATTCACCGTACAGTAAATGATAGTGTACCTGAACGTTTCATTTCATCTGTATGCTTCcctcttcgtcttcttcttcatcttctccacttCCCCTACCAAGTACCAACCACTCTAGCTTTCACTTACTAGGATATTGTACTAATGTTAATTTATACTGGGATATATGATGAGAGGAGATTGTTTGGTGTTACCACCCTTGATGTTGTAAGGGCAAAAACTTTCTATGCTGGAAAGGCCAAAGTTCCAGTTGCCGTTATGTAAAGTGTAACAAACTTACAAATAAAGATGTCTTATTTATGTGTTGCTGTTTATTTTGTGATGCGGGGAAGAAATTCTGGGGTCAgatttatgtttcaagttatttttttaagaaagtgCTACTAATATCAAGAACAAAGTTCTGTTTTTTTCTCAAGCAGTAGGGTGGGGGAATGCTTGAAACTACATAATTATTCTGCATTTCTTATGCTTCAGAACAATTTGCTTTTAGCATTGCATAACATTGGAATTGTGCCTGTGTATGATTCTGCAGAGGTCAATGTACCTGTTGTCGGTGGCCATGCAGGCATTACCATTCTGCCACTATTTTCTCAAGTATGTTCCTTCCTTTTAATAACATTTTCCGTCTTCTGACATTTAGTTTGGCTTCCTAGCATGGCATACCTTGATATGCTTTAACTAATCTTTTTAACTATTTTCTTCTTGTATAGGCAACACCACAAGCCAATCTGGATCATGACCTAATTCAGGCTCTTACAAAGAGGACACAAGATGGAGGAACAGAAGTTGTGGAAGCTAAGGCTGGCAAGGGTTCTGCAACATTGTCAATGGCGTAAGTCTGGGTTTAATTGAATGTGGACAGTATAATCAGTCTCTGTAGACACAGCTCATTTAATGATAATTCTCTATTTTAATGCAAGAATTGTGGTTCAACTTTTAACTTTTCCATAAGTTGATGCAAACTCTAACCATGCAATCGTACGATTCTTGCAGTTATGCTGGAGCAATTTTCGCTGATGCTTGCCTCAAGGGCCTTAACGGAGTCCCAGACGTTGTTGAGTGCTCATATGTGCAATCCAGTGTCACTgatcttcctttctttgcttcCTAGGTCACTGCAACAAACTGTTTTCTTTTGTATTTCTAATTTTAGCATTTCACTGCTCCTGATGCTTGTTAGAAATCTggttgtgataatcctggataatgtcaagaatcgtgagcgtccactttccgaacaaattatttcgaccctataattgtctgggttcacgaaatctttgttgggataatacttgacaatcaatctgtttcttggcacaagagaacagataaagaaagtagagagaTATGTTTTTCGTAATTCTGTTTTCTGTATTCTGGTTTCTGTTTTCTGTACCGATTTCTTAGGCTGCAAGTAACCTTATATAAGAGGTTGCACGAATGATCACAACTGTTCGAAAATAAGTCACAaccagccaggggctccgccccttggaccccggttcgtattcgcagtcaattatgcgttggctcaccgagcgtgcactctGCACTAACCTGACTtgattccgagcctaacgcgtaattgcatcagcctatagtggatcacattactactaaaatacattgatgattctaaaatcaccaacaaatcccccccattttagtgtaatccttgatctactcaatttgtataagaaaatatatacaaatttataacacacagatataacgatcaaacaaatgcataaatgaaaatatcttgcgattgaatttccactttagtacaaatacacattccAAATACTCGAGAATCGGGGTGTCTTTAAAGATTGAACCCGTCAACCCATTTGAATATCTAAAGATATTGTACACATATGTTTCTACAGCACTCTACTATTCATACTTGACACTTTACAAGCCATGTGTCCTTATCCATTAATAAGCATATAGGAAGCCaagtccaagcttcttgaagcggcaaaacttcatgcttacataggtgatccttttaatcttgcacctgcatttacaattttccaaaagaaccattaagaagatatacttcAACCTAGCCATCACTCGCAGGTCTGAGCACATACCTTGGGAAGATAAACACAACTGCTCCAATCTCTAACTATGATCTCTCCACATTGAATTCAGCTTCTAACGTTGTATTAGAAGGGAATTGGGTATAACATAGCTAGTAGATTTAAATGGACTTTAATCCCATCCCAATTACCGACTTCTTCACTAAGTCTCTAGCTAACCCCTTCGTCAAGTGGTCAgctaagttttgttgcgaccgaaCAAACTCAATGGATATCACCCCATTCAAGATTAATTCCCTAATCATACTATGTCTAACACCCAAGTGTCTAGACTTTCCATTGTACATTTGAGTATAAGCCTTGGCCAATGTGGCAGCACTATCACAACGGATAGAAATTGTTGATATCGGTTTAGGCCATAATGGAATCTCATATGCCAAGTTTCTTAGCCATTCCGCTTCTTTACCAGCAGCAGCTAATGCTACAAACTCTGATTCCATTGTAGAACTAGTTATACATGTTTGCTTCTTGGAAGCCCACGAGATGGCACCTTCCCCAAGCAAGAACACCCAACCACTTGTAGAGGATGAGTCTTCAACATTATTTATCCAACTAGCATCCGAATAACCCTCTAATACCGAAGGAAATCCCACATATGACAATCCATAATTCATAGTACCCTTCAAGTACTTGAATACCCTAGTTATCGCGTGCCAATGATGTCTACTAGGATTACTAGTAAATCTGCTCAACTTTCCAACCGCAAAAGCAATATCCGGTCTAGTACTaatcatagcatacatcaaagaGCCTATAGCTCTTGAATATTCGAGCTGATCTACAGATTTCCCTGTATTtggcataagtttttcactcggatccatgggagtactaaccggagaacaactttcatgattaaacttcttgagtattttctcaatgtaatgagATTGCGTAATTACAATCCCCTTATTCTCCCGTTTAATCTTAATACCAAGAATAACGTCCGCTTCTCCCATGTCCTTCATGGAGAACTTTGATGACAAGAAATTCTTTGTTTTATCAACTTGATTTTGGTCCGTGCCAAAGATcaacatgtcatccacatatagaCAAATAATAACTCCTTTACCGGATGTATCAAATTTGCTATATACACATTTGTCAGCTTGGTTTAGAATAAAACCACTAGAcaaaacaacctcatcaaatttttGATGCCATTGCTTCGGAGCTTGTTTTAGCCCATACAACGACTTAACTAGCTTACACACCTTATGCTCATTACCAGGCATTACAAATCCTTCAGGTTGCTTCATATACACTTCTTATTCCAAATCACCATTCAGGAATGctgttttgacatccatttgatggatcactagattgtgaatagccgctaaagcaatcaacaatctaatagtagtgatacgagcaactggagcataggtatcgaagtaatcaatcccttccttctgtctaaagccttggattaccaatctagctttaaacttgtcaattgtaccatcgaatttcatcttctttttgaaGATCAATTTGCAACCCAATGGTTTACAACCTGGTGGTAAATCAGATAATAcccaagtattattttccatgatAGAACTCATAtcttcatcaattgcttctttccaaaaagcagaatctcgagatttcacagcttcatcatacgttcttggatcctcctctatactatagcaataatagtattgattatcaatctgatcctttgatccctcaactaaatataattgaaaatcagAACCATAAGATTTAGGTTTTCTAGCTCTTTTGCTTTTCCGAGGTTCGAGTGTCTTACTTGGTACATCAGTTGAATGATCATCCTTTATAGGTTCATCCGACTTAGATATAAGGTCCTTTGGTCTAGGTAtagaagagaaacaattctcatcaaatatGGCATCTCTTGATTCTATAATTGTGTTAATAGAAACCGAGTCATTAGGTTCTATAACATAGAACCTATAGGCTTTGGAATGTTCAGCATATCCAACGAAGATGCAAGCTACACCCTTTTCACCCAAAGTTTTCCTTTTGGGATCCGGGAGTCTAACCACGGCCCTACAACCCCGAACACGTAGAAATGTTAAGTTGGGTCGTTTCTTATACCAAAGTTCATATGGGGTAGTCTTGTTCCTTTTATTAGGAATCCTATTTAACAAATAGCAAGCCGTTAACATGGCTTCTCCCCAAAACCCTTCACTCAAACCAGAATAGGATAACATGGCGTTCACCATTTCTTTAAGAACTCTATTCTTcctttcagccacaccattttgttgaggtgtatAAGGTGCCGTAGTCTCATGAATGATTCCTACGGATTGGAAGAATTCAGGATCATAATATTCACCACCTCTATCCGTACGTAATGTTTTAATCATCACATTCTGTTGCAATTCAACTTCAGTTTTATAAACTCTAAATTTATCTAAGGCTTCATCTTTAGAATGCAACAAATAAACATAACAGAatctagatgcatcatctatgaaagtgacaagatactttttatgtcctaatgatggagtagcatgcaaatcacataaatcactatgtatcaattcaagtatgacagatttccttgttatgcttttaaaaggttgcctagtgatctttgttaacatgcaagttttacacttttctacATTTCCATCAAGAACAGGAATTAAATCATCTTTAgacatttcaagcattcttttatAATGTACATGTCCTAGACGAGCATGCCATAAAGAAGATTTAATAACATTCGAATTGGACATAAATACAGAACCAGAATCATTAGGAACTCCATTCAAATTCATCATGAACATACCATTAttataatatccaaatcctacaaACACACCAGACTTCGATAATACATATTTATCGGATTCATACACTTGCTTGTATCCAAGCTTATTCAATACAGGACCAGAAACTAAGTTCTTACGTAGTTTAGGAACATAcaaaacattaaacaaagtaATAGTTTTTCCAGAATTGAATTCTAACACCACGCTTCCTTTGCCTTCAACAGGATCAAAGTGATGATCTCCCATGTAGAGGACAGATCCATCTTCCACTGGAACAAAAGTTTTGAACCAGAAACGATCCTTGCAAACATGTGTCGTGGCGCCAGAATCAATTCACCATGCAATAGCATCATCCTGCAAATAAAATGCTTCAGAAATTAATGAAACTGAATGTTTAATCAAAATATTCAAGTTATGAATTGATTTCTGACCTTGTTCTtgggattggtccttagaccccTTTCCCGAACCACTTGCATTCGCGTTATCATGCTTCTTTCCAGAACGGCAATCCCTCTTGAAGTGGCCTGTCTTACCACACTTCCAGCATTCTAGTTTCGGTTTCTTGTTAGAACCGAAACTTCCTTTGTTGTTCTTAAAAGCACGcttctttcctttgtttttgttgttattgttcttACTACCCTCCTCGATCATATTAACCGAGGGACCAgcaacttcttttccttttcccttgtcacTCTCCTGCGCTCTTAGAGATTCTTCTATGCGCAAGTGACTTCCAAGTTGGACCAAAGACAGTTCGTCTTTTCCATGCTTCAAATTGTGTTTGAAATCCTTCCATGTAGGGGGCAACTTGTCTATGATACTTGAGACAGATATTGTTTCATCCATCTTCAATCCGTGCAGTGTGAATTGTCCAAGAATTCGTagaagttcattgtattgttccaTGACAGACCTTGATTCAACCATTTTGTAATTGTTGAAATCAGTCACCAAGAACTTCTTACTAGATGAGTCCTCTGCCATGTACTTGGCTTCAAGACAATCCCACAATTCCTTTGCAGATTCCACATTTTGATAAATATCGAATAAAGGATCAGACATACCGTTAAGAATGCGTCCTCTGCATATGTAGTCGTCATTCTCCCACTTTGATCTGCTTCTTATATTTTCAACAGTTTCTTCCTCCAGAAGTTCAGGAATCGGTGTAGACAGAACGTATACCACCTTCAACGTTGTCAACAAGAAATGCATCTTCTTCTGCCAACGCCTGaagtcttgtccttgaaacttgtccaatttcCCAAACTTAGTAGTCATCTCCTTGACAGTGCCTTCTCCAGCCATGATTATCAGTaaataatttgttcgtttgttagaaatctggttgtgataatcctggataatgtcaagaatcgtgagcgtccactttccgaacaaattatttcgaccctataattgcctgggttcacgaaatctttgttgggataatacttgacaatcaatctgtttcttggcacaagagaacagataaagaaagtagagagaTATGTTTTTCGTAATTCTGTTTTCTGTATTttggtttctgttttctttaccgattccttaggctgcaagtaACCTTATATAAGAGGTTGCACGAATGATCAAAACTGTTCGAAAATAAGTCACAaccagccaggggctccgccccttggaccccggttcgtattcgcagtcaattatgcgttggctcaccaagcgtgcactccgcactaacctgactcgattccgagcctaacgcgtaattgcatcagcctatagtggatcacattactactaaaatacattgatgattctaaaatcaccaacaatgCTTAGGCTCATTCTTCTGTTACTTGTTCATGTATGTTTATCTTCACGGTTGATTCATGGTACTGACAAAATGCTGATATGTTTTGCTGGTGAGACTTGGGAAGAATGGTTGGGATGAAGTTCTGGGCTTGGGTACTCTCTCAGATTTTGAGAAGCAAGGCCTTGAAAACCTCAAGGGTGAACTCCAATCATCTattgagaagggaatcaaatttGCCAACTAGTAAGATTGAACCTGTTAGATACTTTTCTGTCAAATTTGCCAACTAGTAAGTAGTTCTGAAATAGACAGTGATGGAGGAGATTCTTCTAAAGGGGCTTTGCGGGGTTATATCAATTCAATTGATGGATGCTTTACTGGTGGAGGAATCAAATTCTCGTAATCTATGGTGATCTCGGCCACCATTGCAAATGCGGGAGTTCTACGAGTATTTGTAGATCATGGAACTTCAGCAGATGTGATGTTGTACAAGTGCTTTCAAGGATTCAGAGTTTATTGACAATGATTTCATTCCCTACAAATTGATTTATTTGGCTTCAGCAGATGTGATGTTGTACAAGTTCTTCACATTTTGATCTTTTACTTGAAGCTGTTACAATATGAGTTTGTAGCTGACCAAGGAAGACTGTTCCGGTCTAAATCTCCggtcagggctaagcaattaagcaacaaaaatagaaaatgacaagatagcaaatgagtaaaaaagtgttggatcccccaccgcatgGGCGGTGTCCTCCTTATATATTATGGTGTTTTGACCTgttcgggtcatgggtcgcctggcccaATAGTACAAATTCGGTAAGCCCACATAATACAAAAGTTGTAAGCCCGATAAcagtacacaagcccacaagacacctaaTCTTAAAAGCCATTTTAAGGTgcagtgtgtcttttaaataaGCCCACAATACAATACTCAAAGCCCCTTAACATATAAAGTTAATAACACTAAGCCTAAACAACTGTTACAAGCAAAAGATGATACATAATAAACAACATCAACTTCGCCCTTAATAAACAACATCAACTTCGCCCTTGTAACAAGTAAAAGAACCTAtgcccttttttttttgataagtaGAAAGGAGCTTCGCCCTTGTCGATCATTGAAGTTACTCCACCTGCTCTCTTTTTTAAGATTCTGACCGAGATCTCTTCCCATCACTTCACTGTCATATTCCTGTCATAATCACAGATAAGATATGCAAATATTttgaaggcttaattgcaactttggtccctgacatttataaaagccacgattttggtccttcacctaatttaattacaaaaatcgtccctcacctaacactctGTGAACAAAGTTGGTCCGACCgtcaattttttaacggaagaagcttatgtggtgtttgaaaacttaggtggaagtgccactggagagagggaggcacatgcctctacatctcagaggaaaaaacaacaaaaaaactcagAGGAATAGCACACAACCTCAATCCCAGCGTTCCAACAACTAGGCCTCCCAACAGCAAAGCTTCACTATGAGCTAAAAAAAACAGCCGAGAGGAGAGGAAAAATCGATTATGACGCCAGTGGCACTTCCACATAAGCTTTCAGATGCCACGTAagcttcttccgttaaaaaattgacGGTTGGACCAACGTTGTTCACGaagtgttaggtgaggga
This portion of the Lotus japonicus ecotype B-129 chromosome 3, LjGifu_v1.2 genome encodes:
- the LOC130748321 gene encoding malate dehydrogenase, mitochondrial-like, which encodes MLIYTGIYDERRLFGVTTLDVVRAKTFYAGKAKVPVAEVNVPVVGGHAGITILPLFSQATPQANLDHDLIQALTKRTQDGGTEVVEAKAGKGSATLSMAYAGAIFADACLKGLNGVPDVVECSYVQSSVTDLPFFAS